A stretch of the Pedobacter sp. MC2016-14 genome encodes the following:
- the murB gene encoding UDP-N-acetylmuramate dehydrogenase, producing the protein MKIVNNLDLTPYNSYGIKSVCKRAFFPDTEEEIQEIFTRYAEGKKIIIGGGYNIILSNEFYEDDFVIFSGNFGKVVLDNEFITAESGVSMFDLSNIALQASLSGLELFYDIPSSLGGAVVMNAGASGEEIKDLLVKVRYYDPVLNIFTDILRDDISFEYRNSFFQRNPHLIIIKTVLKLNQGNAEAIFEKMESNKAMRWAKQPKDFPNAGSVFKRPKGYYVGAMMDELGLKGFSVGGAKISEKHGGFIVNFNNASGRDILDLIAIVKQRIFSKYGIDIEVEQRII; encoded by the coding sequence ATGAAAATTGTAAATAATCTAGATCTCACGCCTTATAACTCTTACGGGATTAAGTCTGTTTGTAAAAGAGCATTTTTTCCTGATACAGAAGAAGAAATACAAGAGATTTTTACAAGATATGCTGAGGGAAAGAAGATTATAATTGGTGGAGGGTATAACATTATATTGTCTAATGAATTTTATGAGGATGATTTTGTTATATTCTCAGGGAATTTCGGTAAAGTAGTATTGGACAATGAATTCATTACTGCGGAATCGGGTGTTTCTATGTTTGACTTAAGTAATATTGCATTGCAGGCGTCCCTTTCGGGATTAGAACTTTTTTACGATATCCCTAGTTCTTTAGGAGGGGCGGTAGTGATGAATGCTGGCGCAAGCGGGGAAGAAATAAAGGATTTGTTGGTTAAAGTTAGGTACTACGATCCTGTATTAAATATTTTTACAGATATACTGCGGGATGATATAAGTTTTGAATATAGGAATAGCTTTTTTCAACGAAACCCTCATCTTATCATTATCAAAACAGTACTTAAATTAAATCAAGGAAACGCGGAGGCTATTTTTGAAAAAATGGAATCAAATAAAGCTATGCGATGGGCTAAACAGCCAAAAGATTTTCCTAATGCAGGTAGTGTTTTTAAGCGGCCCAAGGGTTATTATGTGGGAGCAATGATGGACGAACTAGGTCTTAAAGGTTTCTCAGTTGGAGGGGCTAAAATATCTGAAAAACATGGTGGTTTTATTGTCAATTTCAACAACGCTTCTGGCCGTGATATTTTGGATTTGATCGCCATAGTTAAACAGCGTATTTTTAGCAAATATGGAATAGACATTGAGGTTGAACAAAGAATTATATAA
- a CDS encoding UDP-N-acetylglucosamine 1-carboxyvinyltransferase, with protein sequence MKTNLTAKIIGGQVPNGKVRVSGAKNASTRLLAAALIADEPVTLMNFPTELVDARYKMDFIEKSGGTVVIDEEKQTVTVDPANYSDRLLSSYDFPIRTTYLLVAGLIKRSGIARIPYPGGCKIGDRGYDLHMMVWEKLGAIVEEKPDYIEIRAPKGFQAGEINFPISTIGGTENALISASTVDGETIIKNAYISPEVESLIEFLRTLGAKIDVVGNSYVKVLGSTNLRGSIFNVMPDRIEAITWIVFGIISGGNITVEDVPFDTMEIPLIHLRHAGIELYRNDKNVIISPECLVNGMVQPFELACGTHPGIISDMQPFYTLLGLYADGTSRIFDYRYPARLKYCEELSKFYQNGLKWETGAITTFGNSEVLAAEATSTDLRGSMALVMAALLAKGESTIHNVEMALRGYNNLELKLKQLGINIDVY encoded by the coding sequence ATGAAAACGAATTTAACAGCGAAAATTATTGGTGGTCAAGTACCAAATGGAAAAGTTAGGGTTAGTGGGGCTAAGAATGCCAGTACACGACTTCTTGCTGCTGCTTTGATTGCAGATGAGCCGGTAACATTAATGAACTTCCCAACAGAGTTAGTGGATGCCCGGTACAAAATGGATTTCATAGAAAAAAGCGGTGGAACCGTTGTAATTGATGAAGAAAAACAAACGGTTACAGTTGACCCCGCTAATTATTCAGATAGACTGTTATCTAGTTATGATTTTCCAATAAGAACCACTTATTTACTTGTTGCTGGTTTAATCAAGCGTTCAGGTATTGCCAGAATTCCTTATCCAGGTGGATGTAAGATTGGTGACAGGGGTTACGATTTGCATATGATGGTTTGGGAAAAACTAGGTGCAATTGTTGAAGAAAAGCCTGACTACATTGAAATTAGAGCACCTAAGGGCTTCCAGGCTGGAGAAATCAACTTTCCGATTTCTACAATTGGTGGTACAGAGAATGCATTGATTTCTGCTTCTACAGTAGATGGCGAAACAATTATAAAAAATGCTTATATAAGTCCCGAGGTAGAAAGTTTAATTGAATTTTTAAGGACGTTAGGCGCTAAAATTGATGTAGTAGGTAACAGTTATGTTAAAGTTTTAGGTTCGACTAATTTGCGTGGATCTATTTTTAACGTGATGCCAGATAGGATTGAAGCCATTACATGGATTGTTTTTGGTATCATTTCTGGTGGAAACATCACGGTTGAGGATGTTCCTTTTGATACAATGGAAATTCCTCTTATTCACCTGAGACATGCAGGGATTGAGCTTTATAGAAATGATAAAAATGTGATCATTTCTCCTGAGTGCCTTGTAAATGGTATGGTACAACCGTTTGAACTTGCTTGCGGTACGCATCCAGGAATAATTTCTGACATGCAGCCATTTTATACTTTGCTAGGTCTTTATGCAGATGGAACAAGTAGAATCTTTGATTATAGGTATCCTGCAAGACTAAAATACTGCGAAGAACTCAGTAAATTCTATCAAAATGGTTTGAAATGGGAAACTGGTGCGATCACTACCTTTGGAAATAGTGAAGTTTTGGCAGCTGAAGCAACTTCAACTGATTTAAGAGGAAGTATGGCGCTTGTAATGGCGGCTTTACTTGCTAAAGGCGAATCTACCATCCATAATGTTGAAATGGCATTGAGAGGATATAATAACTTAGAGCTAAAACTTAAACAATTAGGAATAAATATAGACGTATACTAG
- a CDS encoding ABC transporter ATP-binding protein, translated as MQKEIKQTIFGYYQFFYRIMGNKLLFTMFLGLAVSFLDGIGLALFIPLLQFIDNAKSVSKESLGGLHYIIDLFEGLNVPLNIYSVLVLMVSLFSLKGLLNYFQLMQQVSLRQIFMVKLRNEQTEDLQNLKYSGFLGLDAGKIQNTLTTEVAKVIEAMINFLGSFKGMVMLFSYLVLAFLSNWQFALLVAVGGLLSNLVFRGIFRSVKKSSVEVSHKGHIFNAYIIQAVHSFKYLKATNYYRIFALKLKDIIKQMEQVNRKIGYNQAITSSVREPFIIFIVAVVIILQIKLLGSNLGSIILSILLFYRALVSLMAVQTSWQTFIQNVGALYSLEDLRYQMLEHKEHQSETSLDKFEQEISMNNLDFSYGSNQVLKKVNIKIPKNKTIALVGESGSGKTTLANLITGLIEPIDGEILIDGVSLFNYNLDSYRSRIGYISQEAVIFTDDIFNNITFWAEPTEENLKRFWTVIEQTSLTGFIEGLEHKEKTQLGDNGILISGGQKQRISIARELYKEADILIFDEATSALDSETERYIQDNIEKLHGQYTMVIIAHRLSTIKNADIIYLLESGVVTGSGNFNEMIDISPRFKKMVSLQEF; from the coding sequence ATGCAGAAGGAAATTAAACAAACGATATTTGGCTATTACCAATTCTTTTATCGAATTATGGGTAATAAATTGCTATTTACGATGTTTTTGGGATTGGCAGTTAGTTTTCTGGATGGTATCGGATTGGCGTTATTTATTCCTTTGCTTCAGTTTATTGACAATGCCAAATCAGTATCAAAAGAGTCTTTAGGAGGGTTACATTATATCATTGATCTGTTTGAAGGACTTAACGTACCGTTAAATATATATTCTGTATTGGTTCTGATGGTGTCACTTTTTTCATTAAAGGGTCTTCTTAATTATTTCCAGTTAATGCAACAGGTTTCTCTACGCCAAATCTTTATGGTTAAGCTAAGAAACGAACAAACAGAAGATTTGCAGAATTTAAAATACTCTGGATTTCTTGGCTTGGATGCAGGTAAGATTCAGAATACATTGACCACAGAAGTTGCTAAAGTGATAGAAGCTATGATCAACTTTCTTGGAAGCTTTAAGGGGATGGTGATGCTGTTTAGTTATTTAGTGCTGGCATTCCTGTCGAACTGGCAATTTGCGCTGTTAGTTGCTGTTGGTGGGTTGTTGTCAAATCTTGTGTTTCGTGGGATATTCAGGTCTGTTAAGAAGTCTTCTGTAGAAGTATCGCATAAAGGACATATTTTTAATGCATATATCATTCAGGCGGTCCACTCATTCAAATACCTTAAAGCGACAAATTACTATAGGATATTTGCGCTGAAACTAAAAGATATTATTAAACAAATGGAGCAGGTTAACCGAAAAATCGGTTATAACCAGGCCATAACATCAAGTGTTAGAGAACCCTTTATTATTTTTATTGTTGCCGTAGTCATCATTCTTCAAATTAAACTTTTGGGTAGTAATTTAGGTTCCATTATTTTAAGTATTTTACTTTTTTATAGAGCTTTAGTTAGCTTAATGGCGGTGCAAACCTCTTGGCAAACATTTATTCAGAATGTTGGGGCCCTGTATTCATTGGAGGATTTAAGATATCAAATGCTGGAGCATAAAGAGCATCAGTCTGAAACTAGTTTAGATAAATTTGAGCAGGAAATTTCCATGAACAATCTTGATTTCTCTTATGGGAGCAATCAGGTGCTAAAGAAGGTTAATATCAAAATTCCAAAAAACAAAACCATTGCCTTAGTAGGAGAAAGTGGTTCTGGAAAAACTACGCTGGCCAATTTAATTACCGGATTGATTGAACCTATTGACGGAGAAATTCTTATTGATGGAGTTTCTTTATTTAACTATAATTTGGATAGTTATAGAAGCAGGATTGGTTATATTTCTCAGGAAGCTGTAATTTTTACAGATGATATTTTTAATAATATAACTTTTTGGGCAGAGCCTACAGAAGAAAATTTAAAAAGGTTCTGGACTGTAATAGAACAAACCAGCTTGACCGGATTTATTGAAGGGCTAGAGCATAAAGAAAAAACCCAGCTAGGCGATAATGGTATTTTGATTTCAGGAGGGCAGAAGCAGCGGATATCTATTGCCAGGGAATTGTATAAAGAAGCGGATATATTGATTTTTGATGAAGCTACCTCGGCCCTGGATTCGGAAACAGAACGCTATATTCAAGACAATATTGAAAAATTACATGGACAATATACTATGGTTATCATCGCTCACCGATTGTCTACAATTAAAAATGCTGACATCATTTATTTGTTGGAAAGTGGAGTCGTTACAGGAAGCGGTAATTTCAATGAAATGATAGATATCTCGCCGAGATTTAAGAAGATGGTTTCTTTACAAGAGTTTTAA
- a CDS encoding tyrosine-protein kinase gives MINNNTLQEDAFEEKSQIDFKLLTYKIVSNWYWFVISVVVCLLLSSFYLRYTSPIYKTNAKISITSEQTTAGGENAALAKAIGGQLGTMSDVAGEAEILKTRLLMDKVVRELNLNVNYYHNGKIRTTELYKSAPFVLKVLDAAANSQFVTLNVRFNGNQITLSKEGYKKQVNFYQPFLVPGLGKVQIEKGIGVSLADENYSVSIAPISQTVANSMRRLEVSIVKQLDILALDFTSESPKKSEDVLNKLIEVYIKGNLIDKNKIADSTIAFIENRLLYVGRELGDIEGNVQSFKQTNKLADMSAQSSILVNSTNQYTEELTKIETQISILNAVEKFLNDAQKNQRIVPNGALLDDPGFASLVDRYNTIVLEKEKSSLSQTEDNPYMQNLNTQIAGARADMFSSLKGLRRSLIISRDKVLSRSNIVAGQIRDVPQVERTYLDLARQQQIKQELYVFLMQKREETAISKTSNISNCKIIEPPVTSGVISPVKNNVLSYGFLLGLLIPFGIIFLKDRFNTRIISRDQILGLTQVPIIGEIGNNDTDNGVIAITKGSRTPVSEQFRSLRTNLSFFLKEGQKNILLTSSMSGEGKSFVSLNLATALAISGKKVIVLEMDLRKPNLSSKLNLKNNFGFTNYIISNDVTIDDIIKPSGTNENLFIISSGNIPPNPAEIILNERTALLMEELKRNFDFIIVDAPPIGMVTDAQLLSKFADLTLYVVRQAYTYKNQLGIAQEIYTNQKIKQIAILVNDLRNDSGYGYGYGYGYGYGAGYGYGYYYGIEAKKKESFLERIFKRKK, from the coding sequence ATGATTAACAATAATACCCTTCAAGAGGATGCATTCGAAGAAAAGAGCCAAATTGACTTTAAACTCCTTACCTATAAAATTGTTAGCAATTGGTACTGGTTTGTCATATCAGTTGTAGTTTGTCTTTTATTGTCTTCATTTTATTTAAGATATACTTCTCCAATTTATAAAACGAATGCTAAAATTTCAATAACTAGCGAACAAACGACGGCTGGAGGAGAGAATGCAGCATTGGCAAAGGCTATTGGCGGACAGCTTGGAACAATGAGTGATGTAGCGGGCGAAGCTGAAATACTTAAAACCCGTTTGTTAATGGATAAGGTGGTAAGGGAGTTAAACCTGAATGTCAATTATTATCACAATGGAAAAATACGTACAACGGAGCTATATAAATCGGCCCCTTTCGTGCTTAAAGTACTTGATGCGGCTGCCAATTCCCAGTTTGTCACCTTAAATGTTAGGTTTAATGGAAATCAAATTACGTTGTCTAAAGAGGGTTATAAAAAACAAGTGAACTTCTATCAGCCATTCCTGGTTCCAGGTCTTGGTAAAGTACAAATAGAAAAAGGAATAGGGGTTTCGTTAGCAGATGAAAATTATAGTGTTAGCATCGCTCCGATTTCTCAAACTGTTGCTAACTCTATGCGTAGATTGGAGGTTTCAATAGTAAAACAATTGGATATACTTGCCTTAGATTTTACTTCCGAATCTCCTAAAAAATCTGAAGACGTACTTAACAAGCTAATTGAGGTATATATCAAAGGTAATCTTATTGATAAAAATAAAATTGCTGACAGTACAATCGCATTCATTGAAAATAGATTGTTATACGTAGGACGGGAACTGGGAGATATTGAAGGAAATGTTCAAAGTTTTAAGCAAACAAATAAGCTTGCAGATATGTCAGCACAGTCTTCTATTTTGGTCAATTCCACAAATCAGTACACAGAAGAATTGACAAAAATAGAAACTCAGATTAGCATATTAAATGCAGTTGAAAAGTTTCTAAATGATGCGCAAAAAAATCAGAGAATTGTTCCTAATGGTGCATTGCTTGATGATCCAGGTTTTGCCAGTTTGGTTGATCGCTACAATACTATAGTCTTGGAAAAGGAAAAGAGTAGCTTAAGCCAAACAGAGGACAATCCTTATATGCAAAATTTGAATACTCAGATAGCAGGAGCCAGAGCAGATATGTTTTCAAGTCTGAAAGGCCTAAGAAGATCTTTAATCATTTCAAGAGACAAAGTTTTATCAAGGTCAAATATCGTAGCAGGTCAAATTAGAGATGTTCCTCAGGTTGAAAGAACCTACCTTGATTTAGCAAGGCAACAACAAATTAAGCAAGAGTTGTACGTATTTTTAATGCAAAAGCGGGAAGAAACGGCGATATCAAAAACTTCCAATATTTCTAATTGCAAGATTATTGAACCTCCTGTAACTTCTGGTGTAATCAGTCCTGTGAAGAACAACGTGCTGAGTTACGGATTTTTATTAGGGCTACTTATTCCTTTTGGGATTATTTTTTTAAAGGATAGATTTAATACCAGGATTATTTCAAGAGACCAGATTTTAGGACTTACTCAAGTTCCAATTATTGGAGAGATTGGAAATAATGATACTGATAATGGGGTTATAGCGATTACCAAGGGCTCCAGAACACCAGTTTCTGAACAGTTTAGGTCATTAAGAACTAACCTTTCGTTTTTCCTAAAGGAAGGACAAAAGAATATTTTGCTAACATCCAGTATGTCTGGAGAGGGTAAATCATTCGTGTCGTTGAATTTAGCAACCGCTCTGGCAATTTCCGGTAAGAAGGTAATTGTACTGGAGATGGATCTACGTAAGCCAAATTTATCCAGTAAATTGAATTTGAAAAACAATTTTGGTTTTACTAATTACATTATTTCAAACGACGTAACAATCGACGATATCATAAAACCTTCAGGAACAAATGAAAATCTATTCATTATAAGTTCTGGAAATATTCCTCCAAATCCAGCAGAGATCATTTTGAATGAAAGGACCGCATTATTGATGGAAGAGTTAAAAAGGAATTTTGATTTTATTATTGTAGATGCTCCGCCAATAGGAATGGTTACCGATGCTCAGCTGTTAAGTAAGTTTGCAGATTTAACATTATATGTAGTCAGACAGGCCTATACATATAAAAATCAGCTTGGAATTGCTCAGGAAATATATACCAATCAGAAGATTAAGCAAATTGCAATATTAGTGAACGACCTGCGAAATGATTCTGGTTATGGCTACGGTTATGGCTACGGTTACGGCTATGGCGCAGGCTATGGTTATGGATATTACTATGGTATAGAGGCGAAGAAAAAGGAAAGTTTTCTGGAGCGGATATTTAAAAGAAAGAAATAA
- a CDS encoding polysaccharide biosynthesis/export family protein translates to MNASEFKEPVIQTDDILSINIQTIDFASSSALNQAPVFSGGGATGAGTLPVSGFLVDKSGNVEMPMLGIIKLSGLTTTAAKELIRSKAAKYYKDPTVQVRFANYKITVLGEVVKPATYTVPNEKVTVLDAISMAGDLTIFGKRENVLLIRDNGNKKEMIRLDLTSSNLIGSPYFYLKQNDVLYVEPTKAKIAANNAPRNQMITIGISVVALLITIISRF, encoded by the coding sequence TTGAATGCATCTGAATTTAAAGAGCCAGTCATACAGACTGATGATATTTTGAGCATCAACATACAAACCATTGATTTTGCCTCTTCATCCGCACTTAACCAGGCACCTGTTTTTTCAGGAGGCGGAGCTACTGGTGCTGGCACATTGCCTGTAAGTGGTTTTTTAGTCGATAAATCAGGAAATGTAGAAATGCCTATGTTAGGAATTATTAAGCTTTCTGGTCTTACAACAACTGCCGCTAAGGAATTAATTAGATCAAAAGCGGCTAAATATTATAAAGATCCAACAGTGCAGGTACGCTTTGCGAATTATAAAATTACAGTTTTAGGCGAGGTAGTTAAGCCTGCTACTTATACCGTTCCAAATGAAAAAGTAACTGTTTTGGATGCTATTTCCATGGCAGGGGATTTAACTATTTTTGGCAAAAGGGAGAATGTACTCCTTATCCGTGACAATGGGAATAAAAAGGAAATGATTCGGTTAGATTTGACTTCTTCAAATCTGATAGGTTCACCATATTTTTATTTAAAGCAAAATGATGTGTTGTATGTTGAACCTACAAAAGCAAAAATTGCAGCAAATAATGCCCCTCGCAACCAAATGATTACAATTGGAATCTCAGTTGTAGCACTACTTATCACTATAATTAGCAGATTTTAA
- a CDS encoding tyrosine-protein phosphatase: MFSFFRKKSKVYDIEWLGVDMHSHLLPGIDDGSPDTDTSVGFINGLKDLGFTKFLCTPHIFTELYPNTRETIEPALKKLKEGLKNANLAVTLGAGAEYMVDETFKITDNLMALPGNYVLIEMSYLNESPNIEQVIFDLHIKGYHVILAHPERYNFYHHDYKKFHRFKDMGVLFQLNLLSVMGYYGKEVKKTAEYLLEKKCYDLAATDLHHDKHLEVLTHAVVSGILYQKIGEYPFKNKELFAH; encoded by the coding sequence ATGTTTTCATTTTTTAGAAAAAAGTCCAAGGTATATGACATAGAATGGCTGGGTGTAGATATGCACTCTCACTTATTGCCAGGGATAGATGACGGCTCTCCTGATACTGATACATCTGTAGGCTTCATAAATGGCTTAAAGGATCTTGGATTTACTAAATTTCTTTGTACTCCTCATATTTTCACGGAACTATATCCAAATACGAGGGAAACGATTGAGCCAGCGCTGAAAAAACTTAAAGAGGGCCTAAAAAATGCTAATCTAGCAGTAACGTTGGGTGCAGGGGCAGAGTACATGGTTGATGAAACATTTAAAATAACGGATAATCTCATGGCTTTGCCGGGTAATTATGTATTGATTGAGATGTCCTACCTGAATGAGTCACCCAATATCGAACAAGTGATTTTTGATTTGCATATTAAAGGTTATCATGTGATATTAGCTCATCCTGAACGGTATAATTTTTACCATCATGATTATAAGAAATTTCACCGATTCAAAGATATGGGTGTATTGTTTCAACTCAACTTACTTTCTGTGATGGGATACTATGGCAAGGAGGTGAAAAAAACCGCAGAATATTTATTAGAAAAAAAGTGTTACGATTTAGCGGCCACAGATTTGCACCATGATAAACATTTAGAGGTTTTGACGCATGCCGTGGTTAGCGGCATACTCTATCAAAAAATTGGAGAATATCCATTTAAGAATAAAGAACTGTTTGCGCATTGA
- a CDS encoding CHASE3 domain-containing protein codes for MKLLKKEFYNIDLQILLLVCLLFSSYHAMKRVDQREKWVKHGNEVLIHTSRLLFNSGQSAMHARYYMLTSRPESLSAVKKSDQATLKELDTVKFLTRDNAEINYLLDSISLYVQRRIEYSRRLIRTTETQGMLAGIQIVRSGQGRYNAEQCSRYVNLVEQNESDLMELRKADSADATFLMNICFAVTGAFILTMVVMLLLRFKSEAKSRNNLYLEREQIITDLVRRNAVLEKFRYFVSHNLRVPVANIIGLTDLLNDLPPDQQEEIICKLNSAAGNLDQMVKDLMSALEVKE; via the coding sequence ATGAAATTGTTAAAAAAGGAATTTTATAACATAGATCTTCAGATTCTCCTTTTGGTTTGTCTGTTGTTTAGCTCTTATCATGCGATGAAACGTGTTGACCAGCGTGAAAAATGGGTTAAACATGGGAATGAAGTACTCATTCACACCAGTAGATTGCTCTTTAATAGTGGTCAGAGCGCTATGCATGCGCGTTATTATATGCTTACCAGTCGTCCAGAAAGTTTATCGGCAGTTAAAAAGTCAGATCAGGCCACTTTAAAAGAATTGGATACGGTAAAGTTTTTAACCCGAGATAATGCAGAAATCAATTATTTACTGGATTCCATCTCATTATATGTACAGCGGCGAATTGAGTACTCCAGGCGGCTGATCCGTACTACTGAAACGCAGGGAATGCTCGCAGGAATCCAAATCGTTCGTTCGGGCCAAGGCAGGTACAACGCAGAGCAATGTAGTCGTTATGTAAACCTGGTGGAACAAAATGAAAGTGATTTAATGGAATTGCGTAAAGCAGATTCTGCTGACGCAACTTTCCTGATGAACATATGCTTTGCCGTTACGGGCGCTTTTATTTTAACTATGGTGGTGATGCTGTTGCTGCGTTTTAAATCTGAAGCAAAAAGCCGTAACAATTTATATTTAGAGCGTGAACAAATCATTACCGATCTGGTACGAAGAAATGCGGTATTGGAGAAATTCCGATATTTTGTATCGCATAACCTGCGTGTGCCCGTAGCGAATATCATCGGCTTAACAGATTTGCTAAATGACCTGCCTCCAGATCAGCAGGAAGAAATCATTTGCAAGCTAAATAGCGCTGCTGGTAACCTTGATCAAATGGTGAAAGATTTGATGTCCGCCCTCGAAGTAAAAGAGTAG
- a CDS encoding SUMF1/EgtB/PvdO family nonheme iron enzyme — translation MIKKIETKKEGGRTVNFKTKLAMGLMVATAFSACKTRSAFQTAGSNGLTAPPGMVYIPSGTITYNNPADSAGKGKMYSVSAFYIDKTEVTNEEYSKFINWVADSVAITDYLKDEKFFIKEKGAPKISAKTNTTPTVTTVSTITPAKRIDWSKVDSNSPLWKSNKNGIQGKIAAMFIDRNGAKILNPDKVKYRFSYMRKGGAKDGQYVTDTVSVMPETDIWSKDFPNAQMSLYDRNYLTHKAFKTNPVVGVNWKQARAYTDWKGKEMTAMANKNPYLRGFNLAYSLPSEAQWQRAAVGSDNSLDTSAMNLTKTDKKTKKQLLAINFKQGEGSYSKDGSTFTVPVTSYSPNGFGLYNMFGNVSEWTLDAYSPSSSFFINDLNPVLLLDADNNDAEALTRKVIRGGSWKDPGSLLNADARNYESQFNGHSYIGFRCAMAAIEMNSPQLKAK, via the coding sequence ATGATTAAAAAGATCGAAACTAAGAAAGAGGGCGGTCGAACCGTCAACTTTAAGACAAAGCTGGCTATGGGGCTTATGGTAGCCACCGCATTCTCCGCCTGCAAAACCCGTAGCGCCTTTCAAACTGCAGGCAGCAATGGATTAACTGCTCCTCCAGGTATGGTTTATATTCCCTCCGGAACCATAACTTACAACAACCCAGCCGATAGCGCCGGAAAAGGAAAGATGTACAGCGTTAGTGCTTTTTACATCGACAAAACAGAAGTAACTAACGAAGAATACAGCAAGTTCATCAACTGGGTGGCGGATTCGGTAGCGATTACGGACTATTTGAAAGATGAAAAATTCTTTATCAAAGAAAAAGGGGCACCTAAAATTTCTGCAAAAACGAACACGACACCAACTGTAACTACAGTGAGCACCATCACTCCTGCAAAAAGAATTGACTGGAGCAAGGTAGATTCCAATTCTCCTTTATGGAAAAGTAACAAAAACGGAATTCAGGGTAAAATCGCAGCAATGTTTATCGACCGCAATGGTGCTAAAATCCTGAATCCTGACAAAGTAAAGTACAGATTTAGCTATATGAGAAAAGGTGGGGCTAAAGACGGCCAGTACGTTACTGATACTGTGAGCGTAATGCCGGAAACAGACATCTGGTCTAAAGATTTCCCGAATGCGCAAATGTCATTATATGACCGCAACTACTTAACACATAAAGCTTTTAAAACTAATCCTGTAGTTGGTGTAAACTGGAAACAGGCACGTGCTTATACAGATTGGAAAGGTAAAGAAATGACCGCAATGGCCAATAAAAACCCTTATTTAAGAGGCTTTAACCTGGCTTATAGTCTTCCTTCTGAAGCTCAATGGCAGCGCGCAGCAGTAGGTTCTGACAATAGTTTAGATACATCAGCAATGAACCTAACCAAAACGGATAAAAAAACCAAGAAACAATTGCTGGCCATTAACTTTAAGCAAGGCGAAGGTTCATACTCGAAAGACGGTTCTACCTTTACCGTTCCGGTAACTTCTTATTCACCCAACGGATTTGGCTTGTACAATATGTTTGGAAACGTATCAGAATGGACTTTGGATGCTTATAGCCCTTCTTCTTCTTTCTTTATCAATGACTTAAATCCGGTACTATTACTGGACGCAGACAATAACGATGCTGAAGCCCTTACACGTAAAGTAATCAGAGGTGGATCCTGGAAAGATCCTGGAAGTTTGTTAAATGCAGATGCAAGGAATTATGAATCTCAATTTAATGGCCACTCTTATATCGGCTTTAGATGTGCGATGGCTGCAATTGAAATGAACAGCCCGCAATTAAAAGCGAAATAA